In Eriocheir sinensis breed Jianghai 21 chromosome 8, ASM2467909v1, whole genome shotgun sequence, the following proteins share a genomic window:
- the LOC126995729 gene encoding uncharacterized protein LOC126995729 isoform X2 produces the protein MCELKGLRITGIVFASLATLVAMGSEGFYIWKAVEVSQCTSTNSSAIGNYDPCQDSRNDSDVCYYDELEVRSYVGIAEGIVGMITGICLINGFIFVIVPLMWVWVVWALGITAYNAYCIYDYFTTAQDLSVDCVDDSEFWDVFIDLDYAHFFIMVTTALCGYGLAFCVIIPVAGVITRMVGPNSATMGTYELQERTNG, from the exons ATGTGTGAGCTCAAGGGACTGCGGATCACTGGTATTGTCTTTGCTTCTTTGGCTACA CTGGTAGCGATGGGCAGCGAAGGCTTCTACATCTGGAAGGCGGTCGAGGTGTCCCAGTGCACCAGTACAAACAGCAGCGCCATAGGAAACTACGATCCTTGTCAGGACTCGAGAAACGACTCTGATGTTTGCTACTATGACG AGTTGGAGGTGCGCAGCTACGTGGGCATCGCGGAGGGCATCGTGGGCATGATCACTGGCATCTGTCTCATCAACGGGTTTATCTTT GTCATTGTGCCGCTCATGTGGGTGTGGGTCGTGTGGGCGCTGGGCATCACCGCCTACAACGCGTACTGCATCTACGACTATTTCACCACCGCTCAGGACTTGTCG GTTGACTGTGTCGACGACAGTGAGTTCTGGGACGTGTTCATCGATCTGGACTACGCACACTTCTTCATCATGGTCACTACTGCCCTCTGCGGGTACGGCCTCGCGTTCTGCGTCATCATCCCGGTGGCGGGGGTCATCACGCGCATG